One stretch of Deltaproteobacteria bacterium DNA includes these proteins:
- a CDS encoding CoA-binding protein yields MGSGSGVVGHFELNTSLDEAQRARYQDPNVIRNLIERSRTIAVVGLSADRQKASFFVASYLRSEGYRIIPVNPRGGEILGETVYPDLRAVPAKIDIVDIFRPTVEVAGIVDQAIAVGARAVWMQLRIIDFAAADRALAAGLAVVIDKCVKMEHGRFGGSLHWAGMNTEIVSARKARR; encoded by the coding sequence ATGGGATCTGGATCAGGCGTTGTCGGCCACTTCGAGCTGAACACGTCCCTCGATGAAGCGCAGCGGGCTCGGTATCAGGATCCCAACGTCATCCGCAATCTCATCGAGCGGTCTCGAACGATCGCCGTTGTCGGACTTTCGGCCGATCGCCAGAAGGCCAGCTTTTTCGTCGCGTCGTATCTCCGGTCCGAGGGATATCGGATCATCCCCGTCAATCCGCGCGGCGGCGAGATTCTCGGCGAAACCGTCTATCCGGACCTTCGCGCGGTGCCGGCGAAGATCGACATCGTGGATATCTTCCGTCCCACGGTGGAAGTGGCCGGCATCGTCGATCAGGCGATCGCGGTGGGCGCGCGTGCCGTGTGGATGCAGCTTCGCATCATCGACTTCGCGGCCGCCGATCGCGCCCTCGCGGCAGGTCTCGCCGTCGTGATCGACAAGTGTGTGAAGATGGAACACGGTCGATTCGGCGGCAGTTTGCATTGGGCGGGAATGAATACCGAGATTGTCAGCGCCCGAAAAGCCCGGCGATAG
- a CDS encoding O-acetylhomoserine aminocarboxypropyltransferase/cysteine synthase, producing MTEEKGRAFGFETRMVHAGHIPDAVVGARATPIYQTTSYVFDSTQHAAQLFELKQYGNIYTRISNPTTAVFEERMASLENATGAVAVASGMAAQFATFMTLLSPGDEVVASAHLYGGTVTQFAHTFKKLSVTVHFVDPTEVENWERAITPRTRALFGETIGNPRGSILDIEALAALAASHGIPLIVDNTFATPWLCRPMDFGAAIVVHSATKFIGGHGSSIGGVVLDSGRFDYGPFETLTEPSPSYHGLRFWDTFGHYAFLMKVRAETVRDTGACISPMNSFLLLQGLETLSVRMERHVASALAVARFLVDHPSVERVHYAGLPDHPDHALAQKYLPRGPGAVFTFDLKGPESDARETGRKFIESLNLFSHLANVGDARSLVIHPASTTHQQLSDDELRACGVGAKTVRLSVGLETVEDLIWDLDQALSATSS from the coding sequence ATGACGGAGGAAAAGGGACGCGCATTCGGCTTCGAGACGCGCATGGTGCACGCCGGGCACATCCCCGACGCCGTGGTCGGCGCGCGCGCAACGCCGATCTACCAGACCACTTCGTACGTCTTCGACAGCACGCAGCATGCCGCGCAGCTTTTCGAGCTGAAGCAGTACGGCAACATCTACACGCGCATCAGCAATCCCACCACCGCCGTTTTCGAAGAACGGATGGCGTCGCTCGAAAATGCGACCGGTGCGGTGGCGGTGGCCAGCGGCATGGCCGCGCAGTTCGCGACCTTCATGACGCTGCTGTCGCCGGGCGACGAGGTCGTCGCCTCGGCGCATCTCTACGGCGGAACGGTCACGCAGTTCGCGCACACCTTCAAGAAGCTTTCGGTGACGGTTCACTTCGTCGATCCCACCGAAGTCGAGAACTGGGAACGCGCCATCACGCCGCGCACGCGGGCGCTCTTCGGCGAGACGATCGGCAACCCGCGCGGCAGCATCCTCGACATCGAAGCGCTCGCGGCCTTGGCGGCATCCCACGGCATCCCGCTCATCGTGGACAACACCTTCGCCACGCCGTGGCTGTGCCGTCCCATGGATTTCGGCGCGGCGATCGTCGTGCACTCGGCGACCAAGTTCATCGGCGGCCACGGCAGCAGCATCGGCGGCGTGGTGCTCGATTCCGGTCGGTTCGATTACGGTCCGTTCGAGACGCTGACCGAGCCGTCGCCCTCGTATCACGGACTGCGTTTCTGGGACACGTTCGGCCATTACGCGTTTCTGATGAAGGTCCGCGCCGAAACCGTGCGCGACACCGGCGCGTGCATCTCGCCGATGAATTCGTTTCTGCTACTGCAGGGACTCGAAACGCTTTCGGTGCGCATGGAGCGGCATGTGGCGAGCGCCCTCGCCGTCGCGCGGTTTCTTGTCGATCACCCGTCGGTCGAGCGCGTGCATTACGCGGGACTGCCGGATCATCCCGATCACGCCCTCGCGCAAAAATATCTGCCGCGCGGTCCAGGCGCGGTCTTCACCTTCGACCTGAAGGGACCCGAGAGCGATGCGCGGGAGACCGGGCGCAAGTTCATCGAGTCGCTGAATCTCTTTTCCCACCTCGCAAACGTCGGCGACGCACGAAGCCTGGTCATTCATCCCGCGTCCACCACGCACCAGCAGCTTTCGGACGACGAGCTGCGCGCATGCGGCGTCGGCGCGAAGACGGTGCGGCTGTCCGTCGGCCTCGAAACCGTGGAGGACCTGATATGGGATCTGGATCAGGCGTTGTCGGCCACTTCGAGCTGA
- a CDS encoding cupin domain-containing protein — MATEQTEAGATDPIIVRAHDDFRWESVPVLAYKETGNHFRNITRQILYPGDPALPVQWRYFEIADGGHSTLERHEHLHVVMMIRGVGQALAGDRVLDVGLHDVVRIPAMTWHQFRATAGAPLGFLCVVHIDRDRPLLPDEASLAELRANPRVAEFIRL, encoded by the coding sequence ATGGCGACCGAGCAGACCGAGGCCGGGGCGACGGATCCGATCATCGTTCGCGCCCACGACGACTTCCGCTGGGAATCGGTTCCGGTGCTGGCCTACAAGGAAACCGGCAATCACTTCCGGAATATCACCCGGCAGATCCTGTATCCCGGCGATCCGGCGCTGCCGGTGCAATGGCGCTATTTCGAGATCGCCGACGGCGGGCATTCGACGCTGGAACGACATGAGCACCTGCATGTCGTCATGATGATCCGCGGCGTCGGACAGGCGCTCGCCGGCGACCGCGTACTCGACGTCGGGCTGCACGACGTGGTGCGCATTCCCGCCATGACCTGGCATCAGTTCCGCGCCACGGCGGGGGCGCCGCTGGGATTCCTTTGTGTGGTCCACATTGATCGCGACCGCCCGCTTCTGCCCGATGAGGCGTCGCTCGCCGAACTGCGCGCGAACCCCCGCGTCGCGGAATTCATCCGCCTTTGA
- a CDS encoding threonylcarbamoyl-AMP synthase, which yields MGKAVVIAIHPEHPQPRLIAQVVECLRADGLIVHPTDTTYAIGTRMSNKRCVELMYQLKKKSLKRPLSFLCRDLSNIAEYAKVGDDAYRTMKRLLPGPFTMILEAKKNAPRITQTPRKEIGIRVPDDAICRAVIEALGEPLLSTSAYVHAGELLADPEEILHALGGYVDIIIDAGYIHPEPSTIVSFVNDRTTLVRQGKGVFEV from the coding sequence GTGGGAAAAGCCGTCGTCATCGCGATTCATCCCGAACACCCGCAGCCGCGGTTGATCGCCCAGGTGGTGGAGTGCCTTCGCGCGGACGGACTGATCGTGCATCCGACGGACACGACCTACGCGATCGGCACGCGCATGAGCAACAAACGCTGCGTCGAGCTGATGTACCAACTCAAAAAGAAATCGCTCAAACGACCGCTGTCGTTCCTGTGCCGGGACCTGTCCAACATCGCCGAATACGCCAAGGTCGGCGACGATGCCTATCGCACGATGAAGCGCCTGCTACCCGGGCCATTCACGATGATCCTCGAAGCGAAGAAAAACGCGCCACGCATCACGCAGACCCCGCGCAAGGAGATCGGCATCCGCGTCCCCGATGACGCGATCTGCCGCGCCGTCATCGAAGCGCTCGGGGAACCGCTCCTCTCCACGAGCGCATACGTGCACGCCGGCGAACTCCTCGCGGACCCCGAAGAGATCCTTCACGCGCTTGGGGGCTACGTCGACATCATCATCGACGCCGGCTACATCCACCCCGAGCCGTCCACCATCGTCAGCTTCGTCAACGACCGGACCACGCTCGTGCGACAGGGCAAGGGCGTTTTCGAGGTCTGA
- a CDS encoding class I SAM-dependent methyltransferase, protein MIDLSAIASRLEQRPDGIWVSKNRSDVDYPSFGSDVCFEIEDTSFWFAHRNACVAAMCRRHLRERVVFDIGGGNGFVSLGLQREGFETVLVEPSPSAMHHAATRDIAHRVCSTFDDAGFVDGAAPNVGLFDVLEHIAEPVPFLRGIRRILHPGGRLVLTVPAYNSLWSYEDEIARHHRRYTRASLRAQLESAGFAVADSTYFFSFLPVPILLARALPWRLGLLKDEAVTRTSAQHRPPGGLVKRILDALRGFELRRIERASSLPFGGSILAVAR, encoded by the coding sequence ATGATCGATTTGTCCGCCATCGCATCCCGTCTCGAACAGCGCCCCGACGGCATCTGGGTCTCGAAGAACCGCTCCGACGTCGATTATCCGTCGTTCGGCAGCGACGTGTGTTTCGAGATCGAGGACACCTCTTTCTGGTTCGCGCACCGCAACGCGTGCGTCGCGGCGATGTGCCGGCGGCATTTGCGCGAGCGCGTCGTTTTCGACATCGGCGGCGGAAATGGGTTCGTCAGCCTCGGATTGCAGCGCGAGGGATTTGAGACGGTGCTGGTCGAGCCCAGCCCTTCCGCCATGCACCACGCGGCAACACGCGACATCGCCCACCGTGTGTGCTCCACGTTCGATGACGCGGGATTCGTCGACGGCGCCGCGCCGAATGTCGGGCTATTCGATGTGCTCGAGCACATCGCCGAGCCTGTGCCGTTTCTTCGCGGCATTCGCCGGATTCTTCACCCGGGCGGCCGCCTTGTCCTCACCGTTCCCGCTTACAACTCGCTCTGGTCATACGAGGACGAGATCGCGCGGCATCATCGGCGCTACACCCGAGCTTCCCTGCGTGCCCAGCTCGAATCGGCGGGATTCGCCGTCGCGGACTCCACGTACTTCTTCAGCTTCCTGCCGGTTCCGATCCTGCTGGCGCGCGCGCTGCCGTGGCGGCTTGGGTTGCTCAAAGACGAGGCCGTCACACGAACCTCCGCTCAGCACCGACCGCCGGGCGGCCTCGTGAAACGGATACTGGACGCCTTGCGCGGATTCGAACTTCGGCGAATCGAGCGCGCATCATCCCTGCCTTTCGGCGGCAGCATTCTCGCCGTCGCGCGTTAG
- a CDS encoding glycosyltransferase family 2 protein has product MTEPISTLSVVIPVYNSRDSLLELHERLTKVLSAQADLREYEIVFVEDGGPDDSWDIIREIATSDPRVRGIRHNRNFGQHNALLAGIRAARGEAIVTIDDDLQHPPEEIPKLIAKLNEGHDVVYAPPIVEAHGAWRDFTSVVTKWTLARAMGAKTASDASAWRIFRTRLRDAWGDYRSSFVSIDVLLSWGTTRFAALPLRHEPRRYGRSNYNFAKLFTHAINMITGYSNLPLQLASFIGFFFTAFGILILLFVIGRFLVTGHSVPGFPFLASIIAIFSGAQLFALGIIGEFLARMHFRMLGRPQSVERERIGFDQGR; this is encoded by the coding sequence ATGACCGAGCCGATTTCCACGTTGTCGGTGGTGATTCCGGTGTACAACTCCCGCGACAGCCTTCTCGAACTCCACGAACGACTGACGAAGGTGCTATCCGCGCAGGCCGATCTGCGCGAGTACGAGATCGTCTTCGTCGAGGACGGGGGCCCTGATGATTCGTGGGACATCATCCGCGAAATCGCGACGTCCGATCCACGCGTCCGCGGCATCCGGCACAACCGCAACTTCGGTCAGCACAACGCGCTGCTCGCGGGGATCCGCGCGGCGCGCGGCGAGGCGATCGTCACGATCGACGACGATCTCCAGCACCCGCCCGAAGAAATTCCCAAGCTCATCGCGAAGCTGAACGAGGGGCACGACGTGGTGTACGCGCCGCCGATCGTCGAGGCGCACGGCGCGTGGCGCGATTTCACGTCGGTCGTGACCAAATGGACGCTGGCACGCGCGATGGGGGCGAAGACGGCGAGCGACGCGAGCGCGTGGCGGATCTTTCGCACGCGGCTGCGCGACGCGTGGGGGGACTACCGCAGTTCCTTCGTTTCGATCGACGTGTTGCTCTCGTGGGGAACGACCCGGTTCGCCGCGCTGCCGCTTCGGCACGAGCCGCGCCGTTACGGGCGATCCAACTACAACTTTGCCAAGCTCTTCACGCACGCGATCAACATGATCACGGGTTACAGCAATTTGCCGCTTCAACTCGCCAGTTTCATCGGGTTCTTCTTCACCGCGTTCGGAATTCTCATTTTACTATTCGTCATCGGGCGTTTTCTCGTAACCGGTCACAGCGTGCCGGGCTTCCCGTTTCTCGCGTCGATCATCGCGATTTTCTCGGGAGCGCAGCTTTTCGCGCTGGGCATCATCGGCGAATTTCTGGCCCGCATGCACTTTCGCATGCTGGGAAGGCCACAGAGCGTTGAACGGGAGCGAATCGGATTCGATCAAGGCCGGTAG
- a CDS encoding acyltransferase, whose protein sequence is MGADLFEPSIRGVIDAKSLKVGRGVVVEEDVVITGKGGPADEVILGDFCFVGRGTRILAPRFRIGDYSKWNANGFGHGEGALQIGRNCWVGGNVVLDSMGGLTIDDNVGIGAHSQLWTHIQFGDVVEGCRFFSRKPMHVGKDAWFVGHCIVSPVRVGERAMAMVGSVIVKDMEANHVYAGVPAKDVTERMGPQFETLDVEEKARRMRAKIEEFVRQRPEFDGRFRVVTSPSEVDDRACCFDVSTRTYNKRYDEAEVAFLKATVPLVKFSPIGEDEFVERASDV, encoded by the coding sequence GTGGGTGCGGATCTTTTTGAACCGTCGATTCGCGGCGTCATCGACGCGAAGAGCCTGAAGGTCGGTCGCGGCGTGGTGGTCGAAGAGGATGTCGTCATTACGGGGAAGGGCGGTCCCGCGGATGAAGTGATCCTCGGCGACTTCTGCTTCGTCGGCAGGGGGACGCGAATTCTCGCTCCGCGCTTTCGCATCGGCGATTACTCCAAGTGGAACGCCAACGGATTCGGTCACGGTGAAGGCGCATTGCAGATTGGGCGCAACTGCTGGGTGGGCGGCAACGTGGTGCTCGATTCCATGGGCGGCCTCACGATCGACGACAACGTCGGCATCGGCGCGCACAGTCAGCTATGGACGCACATCCAGTTCGGCGATGTGGTGGAAGGTTGTCGGTTCTTCTCGCGCAAACCCATGCACGTGGGCAAGGACGCATGGTTCGTCGGGCACTGCATCGTCTCGCCGGTCCGCGTGGGCGAGCGCGCCATGGCGATGGTGGGATCGGTGATCGTGAAGGACATGGAAGCAAATCACGTCTATGCGGGAGTTCCTGCAAAGGACGTGACCGAGCGTATGGGACCTCAGTTTGAAACTCTCGACGTCGAGGAGAAGGCGCGGCGAATGCGTGCGAAGATCGAGGAGTTCGTTCGACAGCGTCCGGAGTTCGACGGACGATTCCGAGTCGTGACCTCCCCGTCGGAGGTGGACGACCGCGCATGCTGTTTCGATGTTTCGACACGCACCTACAACAAGCGTTACGACGAGGCGGAAGTGGCCTTTTTGAAAGCGACGGTTCCGCTCGTGAAATTTTCGCCCATCGGCGAAGACGAGTTCGTGGAGCGCGCCAGCGATGTCTAG
- the rffA gene encoding dTDP-4-amino-4,6-dideoxygalactose transaminase: MSSPDDFIPFNRPSLLGDELGHMRDAVERGWISGDGHYTKECHKRLAVMLACEKVLLTTSCTDSLEMAAMLCDVGPGDEVIIPDFTFVSTANAFASRGATPVFVDVREDTLNLDERLLSAAISPRTKAIVPVHYAGVACEMDEIGRVAREAGVRVVEDAAQSLGATYRGRPLGAIGDLGAFSFHETKNLHCGEGGALAVNDPTLAPRAEVLWQKGTNRNRFLRGEVDKYTWCDFGSSFLPSDLLAAFLLAQLEHVERVTAARRRLFDRYMAAFESLEHDGRVRRPQIPAELADAHNGHIFFLLCADGDERDRLISHLRGLGIHAVFHYQPLHRSEMGARYAKPGTSCPVSVRVSDQLVRLPIYHGLRDDEQDRVIDAVLGFHRTA, from the coding sequence ATGTCTAGTCCCGACGATTTCATCCCCTTCAACCGCCCGTCGCTGCTCGGCGACGAACTCGGTCACATGCGCGACGCGGTCGAGCGCGGGTGGATCTCCGGCGACGGTCATTACACAAAGGAGTGCCACAAGCGGCTCGCGGTGATGCTCGCGTGCGAGAAGGTGCTGCTCACCACCTCGTGCACGGACTCGCTGGAAATGGCCGCGATGTTGTGCGACGTCGGCCCGGGCGATGAGGTCATCATCCCCGATTTCACGTTCGTCTCCACGGCGAACGCATTCGCCTCGCGCGGCGCGACGCCGGTCTTTGTCGACGTACGCGAAGACACGCTGAATCTGGACGAGCGCCTGCTTTCCGCGGCCATCTCGCCGCGCACGAAGGCGATCGTCCCCGTCCACTACGCGGGCGTCGCGTGCGAAATGGATGAAATTGGGCGCGTCGCGCGCGAGGCAGGGGTCCGCGTCGTTGAAGACGCGGCGCAGTCTCTGGGCGCGACGTATCGCGGTCGGCCGCTCGGTGCGATCGGGGATCTCGGCGCGTTCAGTTTTCACGAGACGAAAAACCTGCACTGCGGCGAGGGCGGCGCACTGGCGGTCAATGACCCGACGCTCGCGCCCCGCGCCGAAGTACTCTGGCAAAAGGGCACCAACCGAAACCGCTTCCTGCGAGGCGAGGTGGATAAGTACACCTGGTGCGATTTCGGCTCGAGTTTTCTACCGTCGGATCTTCTGGCCGCGTTTCTGCTCGCGCAGCTCGAACACGTGGAACGGGTCACGGCGGCGCGGCGGCGGCTTTTCGACCGGTACATGGCGGCGTTCGAATCGCTGGAGCACGATGGGCGCGTACGTCGTCCACAAATCCCCGCTGAACTCGCCGATGCGCACAACGGGCACATCTTCTTCTTGCTGTGCGCGGATGGCGATGAGCGCGACCGGTTGATCTCGCATCTGCGCGGCCTCGGCATCCACGCCGTGTTCCACTATCAACCGCTGCACCGCTCGGAGATGGGCGCGCGATACGCGAAACCCGGAACCTCGTGCCCGGTCTCCGTTCGCGTGTCCGACCAGCTCGTGCGTCTGCCGATCTACCACGGTTTGCGCGACGACGAGCAGGATCGAGTGATCGATGCGGTGCTGGGGTTCCATCGCACCGCGTGA
- a CDS encoding CoA transferase, with product MSFLDGVKILDFSRLLPGPYGTQLLADWGADILKIEAIHGGDYTRHVPPTIDGIGYMFAAINRGKRSLAIDLKHPRARSVIERLLGEYGVVVESFRAGVMDRLGIGFGDLVKVRPDLIFVALSGYGATGPMASRAAHDINLLARSGVASLVGVPGQGPIVPGIQLADMSSGVFLACAVVAALYRRATTGEGSYVDLSMADCTLAMAASNLTEASARGRAPGYREPFLAGSVLCYNYYRTADDRHMSVGAIEPEFWRQVCEVLETPELLDEAFSAATAENPHYGTVVSRFASRTRAEWTERFARANACVEPVLDFDEMGDDPVFTSRGVISTDPRNGKRFVDSPLLNRSGAGAAWAPTLGDFTVSALESAGFSEGEIRDMMEDGVVATGGSS from the coding sequence ATGTCGTTTCTCGACGGTGTGAAGATCCTCGATTTTTCGCGGCTGCTTCCCGGACCTTACGGAACGCAGCTTCTCGCCGACTGGGGTGCGGATATTCTGAAGATCGAAGCGATTCACGGCGGCGACTACACCCGTCACGTGCCGCCGACGATCGACGGAATCGGCTACATGTTCGCGGCGATCAACCGCGGAAAGCGGAGTCTCGCGATCGATCTCAAGCACCCGCGCGCAAGGTCCGTGATCGAACGACTGCTGGGCGAATACGGCGTGGTGGTCGAGAGCTTCCGCGCGGGGGTGATGGATCGTCTCGGTATCGGGTTTGGAGACTTGGTCAAGGTCCGGCCCGATCTCATTTTCGTCGCGCTCTCGGGGTACGGGGCGACCGGACCGATGGCCTCGCGCGCCGCGCACGACATCAATCTGCTGGCACGGTCGGGCGTTGCTTCGCTCGTCGGCGTGCCGGGTCAGGGGCCGATTGTCCCCGGCATTCAGCTTGCCGACATGTCGTCGGGTGTGTTCCTCGCGTGCGCCGTCGTGGCGGCGCTCTATCGCCGGGCGACGACCGGCGAGGGTTCGTACGTCGACCTTTCGATGGCCGATTGCACGCTCGCCATGGCGGCGTCGAACTTGACGGAAGCCTCAGCGCGCGGCCGCGCCCCCGGGTATCGTGAGCCTTTCCTGGCCGGGTCGGTGCTCTGCTACAACTACTATCGGACCGCCGACGACCGGCATATGTCCGTCGGGGCGATTGAACCCGAGTTCTGGCGGCAGGTCTGCGAGGTGCTGGAGACGCCGGAACTGCTGGACGAGGCGTTTTCGGCGGCGACGGCGGAGAATCCCCATTACGGGACCGTGGTGAGCCGCTTCGCGTCGCGGACGCGTGCGGAGTGGACGGAACGCTTCGCCCGCGCCAACGCATGCGTCGAGCCCGTCCTCGATTTCGACGAGATGGGCGACGACCCGGTGTTTACGTCGCGCGGCGTGATCTCGACCGATCCCCGGAACGGGAAGAGATTCGTGGATTCGCCGTTGTTGAATCGAAGCGGAGCCGGTGCCGCATGGGCTCCGACTCTCGGAGATTTCACGGTGTCGGCCCTCGAATCCGCCGGTTTTTCCGAAGGCGAAATTCGGGACATGATGGAAGACGGAGTCGTGGCGACGGGCGGCTCCTCTTGA
- a CDS encoding aldo/keto reductase translates to MNNVMSTLGNSTLRVGRVGLGCMGMSDFYSGALDETGHIRTLHAAVDLGINFFDTADMYGVGRNEELISKAFSDRWDKVIVATKFGVRRGPNGEWLGISGRPEYVKEACEKSLKRLGVEAIDLYYQHRPDPSVPVEESVGAMKGLVEEGKVRFIGVSEFSPEQIRAAHVVHPLTALQTEYSLWTRTVEEDGVLDTCRDLGIAFVAYSPLGRGFLTGAIPNRESLAPDDWRRQNPRFSDEALAANACFMDLIQDLAAQKSATPAQVALAWVMTQGDDIFTIPGTRRIERLRENLGALNVQFTPDELADIRSRLPQETVGSRY, encoded by the coding sequence ATGAACAATGTGATGAGCACACTCGGGAACAGCACGCTTCGCGTTGGCCGGGTCGGGTTGGGTTGCATGGGGATGTCGGATTTCTACAGCGGGGCGCTGGACGAGACGGGGCACATCCGAACCCTGCACGCCGCCGTCGACCTGGGGATCAACTTTTTCGACACCGCCGACATGTACGGCGTCGGACGCAATGAGGAACTGATCTCCAAAGCCTTCTCGGACCGTTGGGACAAGGTGATCGTCGCGACGAAGTTCGGTGTTCGGCGGGGACCGAACGGGGAATGGCTGGGAATCAGCGGGCGCCCCGAGTACGTGAAGGAAGCCTGCGAAAAAAGCCTGAAGCGTCTCGGCGTCGAGGCCATCGACCTCTATTATCAACACCGTCCGGACCCGAGCGTTCCGGTGGAGGAAAGCGTCGGCGCGATGAAGGGGCTTGTGGAGGAGGGGAAAGTGCGCTTCATCGGCGTGAGTGAATTCTCCCCCGAACAGATCCGTGCGGCGCACGTCGTCCATCCCCTCACCGCCTTGCAGACCGAATACTCGCTCTGGACGCGCACCGTGGAAGAGGACGGCGTTCTGGACACCTGCCGCGACCTGGGCATCGCCTTCGTGGCCTATTCTCCGCTCGGCCGCGGTTTTCTCACGGGCGCGATTCCCAACCGGGAGTCACTTGCCCCCGACGACTGGCGACGCCAGAATCCGCGATTCAGCGACGAGGCGCTCGCGGCGAACGCGTGTTTCATGGATTTGATTCAGGACCTCGCGGCGCAAAAAAGCGCGACCCCGGCGCAGGTGGCGCTGGCCTGGGTGATGACGCAGGGAGACGACATCTTTACGATCCCCGGCACGCGTCGAATCGAACGCCTGCGGGAAAACCTCGGCGCGCTGAACGTTCAATTCACTCCGGACGAACTGGCTGATATTCGAAGCCGTTTGCCACAGGAGACGGTTGGGTCGCGGTACTGA